From Amycolatopsis sp. cg9, one genomic window encodes:
- a CDS encoding serine protease, producing MKRTTFRAAVVTAVLSLAFALVGVPAQAAAKPFWTPDAMRAAVPMDKLVKAPATSPKDVAKGQSAIIRSIPNGGGAWTGGGKVTQTAGRVFFLFNGQKASCSGDAVTSANGSVVVTAGHCVKYQGTWHTEWVFVPGYNNGNAPYGQWAAKTTVTTPQWEAGEDMNYDVGMAVVNPLGGQRLTDVVGAQGIAFNQPKNQSMYTFGYPAASPYDGTKLIYCSGSTFTDFLLTKDHGMNCNMTGGSSGGPWFLSFDESTGTGVQASVNSFGYTFLPGYMFGPYFGADAQNLYNRAQAA from the coding sequence TTGAAGCGCACGACATTCCGGGCCGCGGTCGTCACCGCCGTCCTTTCGCTCGCGTTCGCCCTGGTCGGTGTGCCCGCCCAGGCTGCCGCGAAACCCTTCTGGACGCCCGATGCCATGCGGGCGGCCGTTCCGATGGACAAGCTCGTCAAAGCGCCCGCCACCAGCCCGAAGGACGTGGCGAAAGGGCAGAGCGCGATCATCCGGAGCATCCCGAACGGCGGGGGTGCCTGGACCGGCGGCGGCAAGGTCACCCAGACCGCCGGGCGCGTGTTCTTCCTCTTCAACGGGCAGAAAGCGTCCTGCTCCGGCGACGCCGTCACCAGCGCCAACGGCAGTGTCGTCGTCACCGCCGGGCACTGCGTGAAGTACCAGGGCACCTGGCACACCGAATGGGTGTTCGTGCCGGGCTACAACAACGGGAACGCGCCCTACGGCCAGTGGGCCGCGAAGACCACGGTCACCACGCCGCAGTGGGAAGCCGGCGAGGACATGAACTACGACGTCGGCATGGCCGTCGTGAACCCGCTCGGCGGGCAGCGGCTCACCGACGTCGTCGGCGCCCAGGGCATCGCCTTCAACCAGCCGAAGAACCAGAGCATGTACACCTTCGGCTACCCGGCCGCCTCGCCGTACGACGGGACGAAGCTGATCTACTGTAGCGGGAGCACCTTCACCGACTTCCTGCTGACCAAGGACCACGGCATGAACTGCAACATGACCGGTGGCTCCAGCGGCGGGCCGTGGTTCCTGTCGTTCGACGAGAGCACCGGCACCGGTGTGCAGGCCTCGGTGAACAGCTTCGGCTACACCTTCCTGCCGGGCTACATGTTCGGGCCGTACTTCGGCGCCGACGCGCAGAACCTGTACAACCGCGCGCAAGCCGCGTGA
- a CDS encoding alpha/beta hydrolase: protein MAAVRGPEFRPDTWNGRYDDASFPALAAEWAGTARVAAGPLDGDTRAALQLQVICNDSDWPERLGYYRRAVERERERHPMFGPAAANVNPCAFWPVERAEPPVRVGGPGPPNVLLVQNERDPATPLPGARETRAAFGARARMVAVGAGGHGVFTRDNACGNEAGPDQRARRRPAGRGPEPRFPARDLGTVNRPKRGRAETLSWSA, encoded by the coding sequence GTGGCCGCCGTGCGCGGGCCGGAGTTCCGCCCGGACACGTGGAACGGGCGCTACGACGACGCGTCGTTCCCCGCCCTCGCCGCCGAGTGGGCGGGCACCGCGCGCGTCGCCGCGGGGCCGCTCGACGGTGACACCCGCGCGGCGCTGCAGCTCCAGGTGATCTGCAACGACTCGGACTGGCCCGAGCGGCTCGGCTACTACCGGCGCGCGGTCGAACGCGAACGGGAGCGGCACCCGATGTTCGGTCCCGCGGCGGCGAACGTGAACCCGTGCGCGTTCTGGCCGGTCGAGCGAGCCGAACCCCCGGTGCGCGTCGGCGGTCCGGGGCCGCCGAACGTGCTGCTGGTGCAGAACGAACGCGACCCGGCCACCCCGCTGCCGGGCGCGCGCGAGACGCGGGCGGCGTTCGGCGCGCGGGCGCGGATGGTGGCCGTCGGCGCGGGTGGGCACGGTGTCTTCACGCGGGACAACGCGTGCGGGAACGAGGCGGGACCGGATCAGCGTGCTCGCCGCCGGCCCGCCGGTCGTGGGCCGGAACCCCGGTTTCCCGCCCGCGACCTGGGGACGGTGAACCGGCCGAAGCGCGGAAGGGCCGAAACCTTATCCTGGTCTGCGTGA
- a CDS encoding class II 3-deoxy-7-phosphoheptulonate synthase produces MNWTVDVPVDTLPELPPLPPGLRERLDTALARPAAQQPEWPDPEATRRVRGVLESVPPITVPAEIDRLKDRLAMVARGEAFLLQGGDCAETFESNTEPHIRANLRTLLQMAVVLTYGASLPVVKVGRIAGQYAKPRSAATDALGLPVYRGDIINSLVAKPELRVPDPGRMIRAYANAGAAMNLVRALTGAGMADLHQVHDWNKDFVSASPAAQRFEALANEIDRGLRFMNACGVTDTSLQSTEIFASHEALLLDYERSMLRLDNADAANPKLYNLSSHFLWVGERTRQLDGAHIAFAELLANPIGLKIGPTTTPEQAVEYVERLDPRSEPGRLTLIARMGNGKVREVLPAIVEKVESSGHKVIWQCDPMHGNTHESSTGYKTRHFDRIVDEVQGFFEVHNKLGTYPGGIHVELTGEDVTECLGGAQEISDVDLSGRYETACDPRLNTQQSLELAFLVAEMLRG; encoded by the coding sequence GTGAACTGGACTGTGGACGTCCCCGTCGACACACTGCCCGAACTGCCGCCGCTGCCGCCCGGTCTGCGGGAGCGGCTGGACACCGCGCTGGCCCGCCCGGCCGCGCAGCAGCCGGAGTGGCCCGACCCGGAGGCGACGCGCCGGGTCCGCGGGGTGCTGGAGAGCGTGCCGCCGATCACCGTGCCCGCCGAGATCGACCGGCTGAAGGACCGGCTGGCGATGGTCGCCCGCGGCGAGGCGTTCCTCCTGCAGGGCGGGGACTGCGCGGAGACGTTCGAGTCCAACACCGAGCCGCACATCCGGGCCAACCTGCGCACGCTGCTGCAGATGGCCGTCGTGCTGACCTACGGCGCGAGCCTGCCGGTGGTCAAGGTCGGGCGCATCGCGGGCCAGTACGCGAAGCCGCGCTCGGCCGCGACGGACGCCCTCGGCCTGCCGGTCTACCGCGGCGACATCATCAACTCCCTGGTCGCCAAGCCCGAGCTGCGCGTGCCGGACCCGGGCCGGATGATCCGCGCCTACGCGAACGCGGGCGCCGCGATGAACCTGGTCCGCGCCCTGACCGGCGCCGGCATGGCCGACCTGCACCAGGTGCACGACTGGAACAAGGACTTCGTGTCGGCGTCGCCGGCGGCGCAGCGGTTCGAGGCGCTGGCCAACGAGATCGACCGCGGCCTGCGGTTCATGAACGCGTGCGGCGTCACCGACACGTCGCTGCAGTCGACCGAGATCTTCGCCAGCCACGAGGCGCTGCTGCTCGACTACGAGCGTTCGATGCTGCGCCTGGACAACGCCGACGCGGCGAACCCGAAGCTGTACAACCTGTCGTCGCACTTCCTCTGGGTCGGCGAGCGGACCCGCCAGCTGGACGGCGCGCACATCGCCTTCGCCGAGCTGCTGGCCAACCCGATCGGGTTGAAGATCGGCCCGACGACCACGCCCGAGCAGGCCGTGGAGTACGTCGAGCGGCTCGACCCGCGCTCCGAGCCGGGCCGGCTGACGCTCATCGCGCGGATGGGCAACGGCAAGGTCCGCGAGGTGCTGCCGGCCATCGTCGAGAAGGTCGAGTCGTCCGGGCACAAGGTCATCTGGCAGTGCGACCCGATGCACGGCAACACGCACGAGTCGTCCACCGGGTACAAGACCCGGCACTTCGACCGGATCGTCGACGAGGTCCAGGGCTTCTTCGAGGTGCACAACAAGCTGGGCACCTACCCTGGCGGCATCCACGTCGAGCTGACCGGCGAGGACGTCACCGAGTGCCTCGGCGGCGCGCAGGAGATCTCGGACGTCGACCTGTCGGGCCGCTACGAGACCGCCTGCGACCCGCGGCTCAACACGCAGCAGTCGCTGGAGCTGGCGTTCCTGGTCGCGGAGATGCTCCGCGGCTGA
- a CDS encoding SDR family NAD(P)-dependent oxidoreductase, which produces MTNTSHPAPIGLLTGKVVLITGASRGIGAAAARLFAREGAAVVLAARGTESLERIAGEIRDAGGHADAVALDLADPASIRAAVDRVEQLHGRLDGAFNNGAAIQRPGPLETTAEEEIDEQFAVNFRAHWTAMTAEAALMRRSGGGAIVNTSSIGSRRANPALPAYGAMKRALNSLTETAAVTWGPQGIRVNGLTPGGTATDMIDAWEAATPGIVERITASVPLGRMAEPREVAEAAAWLLSDRAAMVTGAIVPVDGGAGA; this is translated from the coding sequence ATGACGAACACCAGCCACCCCGCACCCATCGGCCTGCTCACCGGCAAGGTCGTGCTCATCACCGGCGCCAGCCGCGGCATCGGCGCGGCCGCCGCCCGCCTCTTCGCCCGGGAAGGTGCCGCCGTCGTGCTGGCCGCACGCGGCACCGAGTCCCTCGAGCGCATCGCCGGCGAGATCCGCGACGCGGGCGGCCACGCCGACGCCGTCGCGCTGGACCTGGCCGATCCCGCGAGCATCCGGGCCGCCGTCGACCGCGTCGAGCAGCTCCACGGCCGCCTCGACGGGGCGTTCAACAACGGCGCGGCCATCCAGCGGCCCGGTCCGCTGGAGACGACCGCCGAGGAAGAGATCGACGAGCAGTTCGCGGTGAACTTCCGCGCGCACTGGACGGCCATGACCGCCGAGGCCGCGCTCATGCGCCGGAGCGGCGGAGGGGCGATCGTCAACACCTCGAGCATCGGCAGCCGCCGCGCCAACCCCGCCCTGCCCGCCTACGGCGCCATGAAGCGGGCGCTGAACAGCCTCACCGAGACCGCCGCCGTGACCTGGGGTCCGCAGGGCATCCGGGTCAACGGCCTCACGCCCGGCGGCACCGCCACGGACATGATCGACGCGTGGGAAGCCGCGACCCCCGGCATCGTCGAGCGGATCACCGCGTCGGTCCCGCTCGGCCGCATGGCCGAGCCCCGCGAGGTCGCCGAGGCGGCCGCTTGGCTGCTCAGCGACCGCGCGGCCATGGTGACCGGGGCGATCGTGCCGGTCGACGGCGGGGCCGGCGCCTGA
- a CDS encoding helix-turn-helix transcriptional regulator, which translates to MDKQELGAFLRSRRERLRPQDVGLPAGPRRRTPGLRREEVAVLAHISTEYYVRLEQGRAPRPSGEVLAGIAGALRLTGAESEHLHVLAGTAPIRSGLHRRDVRPSILALLRRLPQTAAIVISATFEVLAWNDLAAALMEDFADVAPERRNLARKAFLGPAEPPYGISDAAEFRLTVVMELRATLARYPADPAVRGLVEELRAGSADFARLWERHDVQAAPVLTKTFRHPAVGEVTVDCDSLDLPGDDQHLVLYTAPPGSRGAEALAFLEVVGPAANPARRG; encoded by the coding sequence GTGGACAAGCAAGAGCTCGGCGCGTTCCTCCGCAGCCGTCGTGAGCGGCTGCGGCCGCAGGACGTCGGCCTGCCCGCCGGGCCGCGCCGGAGGACGCCGGGACTGCGCCGGGAAGAGGTCGCGGTGCTCGCGCACATCTCCACCGAGTACTACGTCCGCCTCGAGCAGGGCCGGGCGCCCCGCCCGTCGGGCGAGGTCCTGGCCGGGATCGCCGGTGCGCTGCGGCTGACCGGCGCCGAGTCCGAGCACCTGCACGTCCTGGCGGGCACCGCGCCGATCCGGAGCGGCTTGCACCGCCGTGACGTCCGCCCCAGCATCCTCGCGTTGCTGCGGCGGCTGCCGCAGACGGCCGCCATCGTCATCTCCGCCACGTTCGAGGTGCTGGCGTGGAACGACCTCGCGGCCGCGCTCATGGAGGACTTCGCCGACGTCGCTCCCGAGCGGCGCAACCTCGCCCGCAAGGCGTTCCTGGGGCCGGCCGAGCCGCCGTACGGGATCTCCGACGCCGCCGAGTTCCGGCTCACCGTCGTCATGGAGCTGCGCGCCACGCTGGCCCGTTACCCCGCCGACCCGGCGGTGCGCGGGCTCGTCGAGGAACTGCGGGCGGGCAGCGCCGACTTCGCCCGGCTGTGGGAGCGGCACGACGTCCAGGCGGCGCCGGTGCTCACCAAGACCTTCCGGCACCCGGCCGTGGGCGAGGTGACCGTCGACTGCGACTCGCTCGACCTGCCCGGAGACGACCAGCACCTCGTGCTCTACACCGCGCCACCCGGCTCCCGCGGTGCCGAGGCGCTGGCGTTCCTGGAGGTGGTCGGCCCGGCGGCGAACCCGGCCCGGCGCGGCTGA
- a CDS encoding wax ester/triacylglycerol synthase family O-acyltransferase: MHMGAVLTFTARGPVDAGALTATLAERAARLPKLRQRARAELFPPGSASWTEDPGFVAAEHIHHVVLSSLYEPDPLAAYASQWIAEPLDTARPLWDLTLVTGLPDGKFALLLKLHHALTDGAGAYAVAAGLLDGVKLPERIPAQRRPGAAPRSTLDTVKDALGTAWDQANETAGIASSLVRAARPPLSPISAPTSAERRLGFVRLPLTDLRRVRQAHGGTTNDVVLAVLSGALREWLVNRGHRADGRTLRALIPVSVRGRAGGGLGGNKLSGYLCDLPVGEDDPVERLRVVRRAMTRNKAAGPSRGAGALPLLADRVPPLLHRLGTRTAGLAAPMLFDLVITTVPLPPARLSIDGARLAEVYPFVPLAPRHAVGIAVATYRDSVHVGLQANGEAVPDIGSLRDAVLKSAARLVDAS; this comes from the coding sequence ATGCACATGGGGGCGGTGCTCACGTTCACCGCCCGCGGCCCGGTGGACGCCGGGGCGCTGACGGCGACCCTCGCCGAACGGGCGGCGCGGCTGCCGAAGCTGCGCCAGCGGGCGCGCGCGGAGCTGTTCCCGCCGGGCTCCGCGAGCTGGACCGAGGACCCGGGATTCGTTGCGGCGGAACACATCCACCACGTCGTGCTCAGCTCGCTGTACGAACCGGACCCCCTGGCGGCGTACGCGTCGCAGTGGATCGCCGAGCCGCTCGACACCGCCCGGCCGCTGTGGGACCTCACCCTCGTGACCGGGCTGCCGGACGGCAAGTTCGCGCTGCTGCTCAAGCTGCACCACGCGCTCACCGACGGCGCCGGGGCGTACGCGGTCGCGGCCGGGCTGCTCGACGGCGTCAAGCTGCCGGAGCGGATCCCGGCGCAGCGCCGGCCGGGCGCGGCACCGCGCTCCACTTTGGACACGGTGAAGGACGCGCTGGGCACGGCGTGGGACCAGGCGAACGAAACCGCCGGGATCGCCTCGTCGCTCGTGCGGGCCGCGCGGCCGCCGCTGTCCCCCATTTCGGCGCCGACGTCCGCCGAGCGGCGCCTCGGGTTCGTGCGGCTGCCGCTGACGGACCTGCGCCGGGTGCGCCAGGCCCACGGCGGCACCACGAACGACGTCGTGCTGGCGGTGCTGTCCGGCGCGCTGCGCGAGTGGCTGGTCAACCGCGGCCACCGCGCCGACGGCCGCACGCTGCGCGCGCTGATCCCGGTGAGCGTGCGCGGCCGGGCGGGCGGCGGGCTCGGCGGCAACAAGCTGTCCGGCTACCTGTGCGACCTGCCGGTCGGCGAGGACGACCCGGTCGAGCGGCTGCGCGTGGTGCGCCGCGCGATGACCCGCAACAAGGCGGCGGGCCCCAGCCGCGGCGCCGGCGCGCTGCCGCTGCTCGCCGACCGCGTCCCGCCGCTGCTGCACCGGCTGGGCACGCGCACCGCGGGACTGGCCGCGCCGATGCTGTTCGACCTGGTCATCACCACGGTCCCGCTGCCACCGGCCCGGCTGTCGATCGACGGCGCCCGGCTGGCGGAGGTCTACCCGTTCGTGCCGCTGGCCCCGCGCCACGCGGTCGGCATCGCGGTGGCCACCTACCGCGACTCGGTGCACGTCGGCCTCCAGGCCAACGGCGAAGCGGTGCCGGACATCGGCTCGCTGCGCGACGCGGTGCTGAAGTCCGCGGCCCGCCTGGTCGACGCCTCCTGA
- a CDS encoding SPFH domain-containing protein — translation MSLVEILLVSVGGLIVALVVIFGILRLLYKVAEPNEALIISGLGVRVDRADTADSLGFKIITGRGVNVLPGFQTARRLSLDTRGVNLQVSCVTKQGLPVTVRAVVIYKVGDDFASIANAARRFLDQQKGMNDTIHELFSGHLRSIVGGLTIEEMIHNRDALTGEVRQSSATEMIKLGLIVDSLQIQEIDDESGYINNLGKPHAAAIAASARIAEAQRDQEAAEVEQVSAAKKAAAVRESQIQQAGYQAEVDQARAKASQSGPLAEATARQEVVVQETRAAELEAALAEQRLQSQVRKPADAKAYDTRTTADAARDASIAKAQAEAKETELRAAADATRVKTAAEAEAQATKARAEAAAGATRATGEAEAAAAKARGLADAEAAKAKGLAEAESARAKGLAEADAIKARAAALAENQEAVVAQQLAERWPEIVEAGASAFGNVDHMVVLNGADGMSDMFAKALSLGGTGLGLARQLMDAMGKPAEKELDEAARKNGELKLSD, via the coding sequence ATGAGTCTCGTGGAAATCCTGCTGGTTTCCGTCGGTGGTCTCATCGTCGCGCTGGTGGTGATCTTCGGCATCCTGCGGCTGCTCTACAAGGTCGCCGAGCCGAACGAAGCCCTGATCATCTCCGGGCTCGGCGTCCGCGTCGACCGCGCGGACACCGCGGACAGCCTGGGCTTCAAGATCATCACCGGCCGCGGGGTGAACGTCCTGCCCGGCTTCCAGACGGCCCGGCGGCTGTCGCTGGACACCCGCGGCGTCAACCTGCAGGTCTCGTGCGTGACCAAGCAGGGGCTGCCGGTCACCGTGCGGGCCGTCGTCATCTACAAGGTCGGGGACGACTTCGCCTCGATCGCCAACGCCGCCCGCCGGTTCCTGGACCAGCAGAAGGGCATGAACGACACGATCCACGAGCTGTTCTCCGGGCACCTGCGCTCGATCGTGGGCGGGCTGACCATCGAGGAGATGATCCACAACCGCGACGCGCTCACCGGCGAGGTGCGCCAGTCGTCGGCCACGGAGATGATCAAGCTCGGGCTGATCGTGGACTCGCTGCAGATCCAGGAGATCGACGACGAGTCGGGCTACATCAACAACCTCGGCAAGCCGCACGCCGCCGCGATCGCCGCGTCGGCCCGCATCGCCGAGGCGCAGCGCGACCAGGAGGCCGCCGAGGTCGAGCAGGTCTCCGCGGCCAAGAAGGCGGCCGCGGTCCGCGAGAGCCAGATCCAGCAGGCCGGTTACCAGGCCGAGGTCGACCAGGCGCGGGCGAAGGCGTCGCAGTCGGGTCCGCTGGCCGAGGCGACCGCGCGCCAGGAGGTCGTCGTCCAGGAGACCCGCGCCGCCGAGCTGGAAGCGGCGCTGGCCGAGCAGCGGCTGCAGTCGCAGGTCCGCAAGCCGGCCGACGCGAAGGCGTACGACACGCGGACGACGGCCGACGCCGCCCGTGACGCTTCGATCGCGAAGGCGCAGGCCGAGGCGAAGGAGACCGAGCTGCGCGCCGCAGCGGACGCGACCCGCGTGAAGACGGCCGCCGAGGCCGAGGCGCAGGCCACGAAGGCCCGCGCGGAGGCGGCGGCCGGGGCGACCCGGGCGACCGGTGAAGCGGAGGCGGCCGCGGCCAAGGCGCGCGGCCTGGCCGACGCGGAGGCCGCGAAGGCGAAGGGTCTCGCCGAAGCGGAGTCGGCCCGGGCGAAGGGTCTCGCCGAGGCCGACGCCATCAAGGCGCGCGCGGCGGCGCTGGCGGAGAACCAGGAAGCCGTCGTCGCGCAGCAGCTGGCCGAGCGCTGGCCGGAGATCGTCGAGGCGGGCGCGAGCGCGTTCGGCAACGTCGACCACATGGTCGTGCTCAACGGCGCCGACGGCATGTCCGACATGTTCGCCAAGGCGCTGTCCCTCGGCGGAACCGGTCTCGGCCTGGCCCGGCAGCTCATGGACGCCATGGGCAAGCCGGCCGAGAAGGAGCTCGACGAAGCCGCGCGGAAGAACGGCGAGTTGAAGCTGAGCGACTGA
- the pknB gene encoding Stk1 family PASTA domain-containing Ser/Thr kinase: protein MTRTHPSLVGTLLERRYRVDRLLAHGGMSSVYRGTDTRLDRPVAIKIMDPRFADDRSFVDRFVREAQSAAQLHHPHVVAVHDQGFDLPQGAESGLAFLVMELVDGGTLRDLLDERGPLDVALALSVAEPVLSALASAHRAGLVHRDVKPENVLIGRSGPHTGGAVKVADFGLVRAVASAGTTSSSVILGTVAYLSPEQVETGAASARGDVYSAGILLYEMLTGQVPYTGDTAISVAYRHVNDDVPRPSLLRPDLPPELDDLITRATRRDPEQRPADAGEFLTELTAVRAQLGLLPVTVPIPVARGRGDVADTERTLPRIPQVPDGEKTMPVHRPNATRALSHPGTPPPGITQQIPPVRPAPPRRRSEPEPEQPKDKRKLIAIVAGAVLLFGGLITAFVFMLTDTGGDKTATVPKLVGLNQAAAGDALRAVKLTPQFSQEYDNSVPSNTVLRAEPAEGTSLAPNSAVSVVLSKGRPAVPDVRPGTALPDAENAIKTAQLTPVRGTDDYDAEVPQGAVIRTEPAAGSQLNIGGQVTIIVSKGPIPLPPVPDVTGRSKDEAFQLLQQAGFEPFQAGEEFKQDVPGGAVTRTDPPANSQAKEKRIGVFVNNAVQVPDVRFRSFDDAQKILEQAGLKADRDGGRGRGNGGGFDFVFNQDPQPGTFVQKGSKVKLKGFGQ, encoded by the coding sequence GTGACACGCACCCATCCCAGCCTGGTCGGCACGCTCCTCGAGCGCCGCTACCGGGTGGACCGGCTGCTCGCCCACGGCGGAATGTCTTCCGTCTACCGGGGGACGGACACCCGGCTGGACCGTCCGGTCGCGATCAAGATCATGGACCCGCGGTTCGCGGACGACCGGTCGTTCGTCGACCGGTTCGTGCGCGAGGCCCAGTCCGCGGCGCAGCTGCACCACCCGCACGTGGTGGCGGTGCACGACCAGGGCTTCGACCTGCCGCAGGGTGCGGAGTCGGGGCTGGCGTTCCTGGTCATGGAGCTGGTGGACGGCGGGACGCTGCGCGACCTGCTCGACGAGCGCGGTCCCCTGGACGTCGCCCTGGCGCTGAGCGTGGCCGAGCCGGTGCTGTCGGCGCTGGCCTCCGCGCACCGGGCGGGGCTGGTGCACCGGGACGTGAAGCCGGAGAACGTGCTGATCGGCCGGTCCGGCCCGCACACCGGCGGCGCGGTGAAGGTCGCGGACTTCGGCCTGGTGCGGGCGGTGGCGAGCGCGGGCACGACGAGCTCGAGCGTCATCCTCGGCACGGTCGCCTACCTCTCCCCCGAGCAGGTCGAAACCGGCGCGGCGTCGGCGCGCGGCGACGTCTACTCGGCCGGGATCCTGCTCTACGAAATGCTGACCGGCCAGGTGCCCTACACCGGCGACACGGCGATCTCGGTGGCGTACCGGCACGTGAACGACGACGTGCCGCGCCCGAGCCTGCTGCGCCCGGACCTGCCGCCGGAGCTCGACGACCTGATCACGCGCGCGACCCGCCGCGACCCGGAGCAGCGCCCGGCCGACGCCGGCGAGTTCCTCACCGAGCTGACCGCGGTGCGCGCCCAGCTGGGGCTGCTGCCGGTGACGGTGCCGATCCCGGTCGCCCGCGGCCGGGGCGACGTCGCCGACACCGAGCGCACGCTGCCGCGCATCCCGCAGGTGCCGGACGGCGAGAAGACGATGCCGGTGCACCGGCCGAACGCGACGCGGGCGCTGAGCCACCCCGGCACCCCGCCGCCGGGGATCACCCAGCAGATCCCGCCGGTCCGGCCGGCCCCGCCGCGGCGCCGGAGCGAGCCGGAACCGGAGCAGCCGAAGGACAAGCGCAAGCTCATCGCCATCGTCGCCGGTGCGGTGCTGCTGTTCGGCGGGCTGATCACCGCGTTCGTCTTCATGCTCACCGACACCGGTGGCGACAAGACCGCGACGGTGCCGAAGCTCGTCGGGCTGAACCAGGCCGCGGCGGGCGACGCGCTGCGCGCGGTGAAGCTGACCCCGCAGTTCAGCCAGGAGTACGACAACTCGGTCCCGTCGAACACCGTGCTGCGCGCCGAGCCCGCCGAGGGCACGTCGCTGGCCCCGAACTCGGCGGTGTCGGTGGTGCTGTCCAAGGGCCGCCCGGCGGTCCCGGACGTCCGGCCGGGCACCGCGCTGCCCGACGCCGAGAACGCGATCAAGACCGCGCAGCTGACCCCGGTCCGCGGCACCGACGACTACGACGCCGAGGTCCCGCAGGGCGCGGTCATCCGCACCGAGCCCGCCGCCGGCAGCCAGCTGAACATCGGCGGCCAGGTCACCATCATCGTGTCGAAGGGCCCGATCCCGCTGCCGCCGGTCCCGGACGTCACCGGGCGGAGCAAGGACGAGGCCTTCCAGCTGCTGCAGCAGGCCGGCTTCGAGCCGTTCCAGGCGGGCGAGGAGTTCAAGCAGGACGTCCCGGGCGGCGCCGTCACCCGGACCGACCCGCCGGCCAACTCGCAGGCGAAGGAAAAGCGGATCGGCGTCTTCGTCAACAACGCCGTCCAGGTGCCGGACGTCCGGTTCCGCTCGTTCGACGACGCCCAGAAGATCCTGGAGCAGGCCGGGCTGAAGGCCGACCGCGACGGCGGCCGGGGCCGCGGCAACGGCGGCGGGTTCGACTTCGTCTTCAACCAGGACCCGCAGCCGGGGACGTTCGTGCAGAAGGGCTCCAAGGTCAAGCTCAAGGGCTTCGGGCAGTGA
- a CDS encoding Rv2175c family DNA-binding protein, translating to MSGIPVADDVLDTAIAVLPLPEVAKALGTSANKVRQMLRDGQLIALKRGGELCVPSDFFVKDGVVKGLAGTITVLADSGFSRTEMLRWLFTADDSLPGSTPVNALRTSHGTEVKRRAQAMAF from the coding sequence GTGAGTGGGATTCCTGTCGCCGACGACGTCCTCGACACCGCTATCGCGGTCCTCCCGTTGCCCGAGGTCGCGAAGGCTCTGGGGACTTCGGCCAACAAGGTCCGGCAGATGCTGCGCGACGGACAGCTGATCGCGCTGAAGCGCGGCGGCGAACTGTGCGTGCCCAGCGACTTCTTCGTCAAGGACGGCGTGGTCAAGGGCCTGGCGGGCACCATCACCGTGCTCGCCGACTCCGGGTTCAGCCGGACGGAGATGCTGCGGTGGCTGTTCACCGCGGACGACAGCCTGCCCGGCAGCACCCCCGTCAACGCGCTGCGCACCAGCCACGGCACCGAGGTCAAGCGGCGCGCGCAGGCGATGGCGTTCTGA